Within Ovis aries strain OAR_USU_Benz2616 breed Rambouillet chromosome 3, ARS-UI_Ramb_v3.0, whole genome shotgun sequence, the genomic segment TTGTttagtcatttttctctttttgctttaaaGATTCTTATATTGTCTGGCTTTCAACAGTTGACTATGATGTTCCATGTATGGCTCTTTCTGTGTTTATCCCACTTAGAATTTGCTGAGCTTCTTGAATGTGTAGATTAATGTTTTCCCACAAATTTGGGATCATTtgtccattatttcttcaaatatatttttaaagtatttttatttatatatttttaaaatttgattgtgatgggtcttagttgtagcacatggggtcttcagtcttcactggggcatggggtatctttagttgcagcatacaaactcttagttgcagaatgTAGGATCTTGtcccctgacaagggatcaaaccccagtcccttgcattgggagaatggagtcttagccactggcccacagAGAAGTCCTCTCTTCAGATgcccctctctcttcttctgggacctctaTTGCTTGTATACTGGTATGCCTGATGGTCTCCCACAAATCTTTGAGcctttgcatttttctttattgtttttccctCCCTGTTCTTCAGATTAGACAGTCTCTAGTAATCTAGCATTAGGTTTGCTGGTTATTTTCTTCTGTCAGCTCACATACACAGTTGAGCCACTttggtgaatttttcatttctgttattgtACTATTCAACTCCAATTTTTCCACTTGGtttgcttttaagttttttttaaatttaatttaattttttatttttgtaaattttttaaaaatataaatttatttattttaattggaggctaattactttacaatattgtattggttttgccatatatcaacatgaatccgccacaggtgtacacagttgttgtttttttttaatgtggacaatttttaaagtctattgaatCTGATGTCTGAGTCTTTATTGCTTCTATTGTTTTACATTCTAGTTTTTTGACCttaaggcttgtgggatcttagttccctgatcagggatcaaacccaccagaggagtcttacccactggactgccagggaaacccctgttttaatttttaagcctgaattttaggggtttttttttggttcagCATAGCTTAGTGGTCAGTCAATCAATCATCAATTAATCCAGATTATCTAGTAAGGCTTATACTCTTTGCTAATGAATCTGTTTATGGGTTAAAGTAGTATTGTTATAATATTGCATTGCTTCAGATCAAATCAACCCCCTCAGGCAGCAGAGCTGTCAGTCTTCACAGCCTGTTTTACTCTGGTAGAACTACCAGGCCATAGGGCTAGGGAGTTGGAGATGGAAGCAGCTACAAGCTAAAACATCACAGCAAATTTTTCTTGAACTAATTCTTCTCAATTTGTTGTATGCTTCTAGTCAGTTTCCAAAGTCCTAAAATGGTTGTTTTTGGCAATTTTGCTCAGCTTTTTTCTTGTACTTTTGGGAAAAATTTGCTGAGTTTCTCATTCAGCCATTTTGAAAATCCCTTCAAATGTTTGCCTTCTATTTTTAGTGATCCTTGTGAAACAACTAAGGTTAGCTTTgactcagaaaagagaaaaaagaaagataagaacccattaaagaaaatggaaagcacCAAGCgtaaaaccaaaggaaaattttGGTATTCATCCTAGCTAATCTCAAAATTGTAACCTAAAGTAAGCTGAGGTCACAGCCGAGTTCTCCTAAACTCTGGAAGAAGAACGTCTAGATAATTGTGGGGAAAGAGTCATTCTTctgaaaataatgtcatttattttGGGGCCAAACTTCCCTAATGAAACTTCATCCTATATCTGTCTGTTAATTTAGGCTAAATTCCTTAGTCTTAAACTTAGAGCACAGCACAAAAGGAGAAATGCAATCTCATTtatgttttatgctttttttttcttctagcatCTAGAAGTTCTCTATGGAAATCATGGAAAGAAAGAGTTATAAAGCGACCTGCAACAGCTCATGCTTTAAGACCAGATCAGATGATTAGTGATCAATTTGCCACAAAAACAAAGGTGTCAGAAATCCAAGATATGCTTCAGGAACTCATAGGTACTTCAATGTtcaataaactggaaaacaatgctattaaatatatatcatcAACAACAGTAAACCTTTCTAAAGCTTTGAGTACACTAAATGATGAAGTGAAAACTATTAACCTCCATACTTCTGATACATATGCGAATGAGACAGTTGAAAGAGAACAAGAGATTTCCCTGAAGATAATAGAAGATCtcagtaaaagaaatgaaatgcttCAGCAAAAACttcaagaagcagaagaaaaatatgaacacCTTATTCGATCCAAAGTTGTAGAGCACCAAGCATTGCCCACATCAACACAGAAAGTGTTACCTGCGCCTTCTCCACAATCAACCATTAGCCAAGCTGACACAGAAAACAGTTTAGACAGTATTTTGACCAAAGAATTTGAAAACATGGTAGATGAGGCCCCTCAAAAAGAGACCAAAGCCTTGGGAATCAAGTCGGACTCATCGCAATTATATGCAGCCCAAGGTGAAACAACTCCAGATTTAACTGACCAGCAGAAAAAGTCTTCTGGAGAGATCACTGAAGATAAGATATCAGTGAAGAAAGGTGGTGCCTTTCAGAAAGATGGGGCTGATGAGTTCCAGTCACAGAAAAAAAAGCGTACAAAAGGCCTGTCTGTGCAGGAGACCTCTGAATCAAATGTGAATGATGATAAAGGTAAACAGAAAGTCACAGGGACCAAAGTTGATCACCACTTAGAATTACAAGCACTGGATAAGAAGAGAAACGAAACAAAATCCTTTCCTGAAGCCAAATCAAAGTCACTCACTGAATCAAAAAGTCAacattttccttctgatttcccTTCTGACAAGAGCCAAGGTGGTAGAAGTGGAACAAGTGGTAAAGTGGAACAAGTGAGGGAGGCTAAATTGGAACATTTGCAGAGTAAAAGTCAAATGTCTTCAGAGAACGAAGAGGAGCTCACCACTGAGCCAATGGACAAAGCTGGCAGAAATGAGACGAGTAGCGCACCAGAGCCATCCAGGTGGAGCAAACTTGATCCTtcctctgagaaaataaaaggaaagaaacaccGTATCTCTCCAGGAAGCActacaagaaaagaagaaaaatctgaagAGAAAGATATGTCAGTCTTCACGAAGAAATTCAAGTCTCTTGAACTTGCTAAGTCAGGTGTTCCAGATGACGAAAGTGAACAGAGTAACCTAGAAGAATTTCAGAAAGCCGTAGAGTCATTCCTTAAAGAGAAAATTGATAACATAGGAAAGCCCTGGGATAAAAAGACTGTGTCAAAAGAAgagttattatcaaaaagatcaGAAGTTGAGAAATTAGGAATCATAAAGACAAAAATGGAGGAATATTTCCAAAAAGTGGCTGAAACTGTGacaaaaatcttaagaaaatacaaagatataaaaaataaaggacaaattGGAGAGAAACCTTTGAAACTAAGAAAGGCAGTCTCATTTATGCCAGAACAGCATTCTCAGGAACCAACTAGTGCACAGTCAGGAATTAGCACCTTAATTTCACAGGAGAGGCTGGACCCACTAACTGACAATTTTATAAGAATGATCTTGAccgaaatagaaagtgaaaggaatGTTCCAGAAGCCTCTACAGTAGGGACAGActataaagagaaggaaaaacaagagcTAGAAGAAAGGAGGTTTGAGATGATAAAGAAGaatttggagaaggaagaggcacgGCTCCCAGTGAAGGAGGGAAAGCAAAGgcaacagaaagagaaacagtggCAGGAAGAAGAGGTGTGGAAGGGACAGCAAAAACTCAAGATACAAAAGCAGATCGAGTCAgatgagaagcaaaagcaaagagaagaggagagagaagggtaTCAGAAGTCAAGGCAGCAGCAGTTGGAGGCatggaaacaaacaacaaaacaacaaggTGTGCCtttggagaaggagaaaggacAGCAGATGATGCAGGTTCAGAAGGAAGTGAGACATCTGGAGCAAGAAAGCAGtttggagagagaggagaagcagaaggcaaGGAGAAATGTAGGGGACTATGAAAGTCAGAAGCAAAAAACTGCAAAGGAGATGAAGACATATGAACAACCAGAACAGGTGCTCAGTCAGACTTCAATCACATTGTCTCACAGATGGGAGAGCACACAGAAAGACATACCGCAGACAcaccaaagaacagatttcactGGGAACCTTAAGAAATTAGGGGATCTGGCTGAAGGAAGGCATCACATTCCAATCACTACTCCCATCTCCACACAATCCTCCTCACGTGGACCCTCTCCTCTTTCTAGAGTGTCTTTTGCAAAGTCCATCACTCTTACCTCTAGGCTTGCCCAAGCAAAGGAAATTGACTTCACTTCTGAAAAGGCCGAGGCACTGAAAATCATGGACACCTTTAATCAGGTTCAGGCGTTGGGGAAAACTACTACCCCTAAGATGCCTCGGGGTTTGGGAGTGGCTCTCAGTGCAGAGCAGGCCCAGGCTCTGGGGATTCCTGTTACTCCTCAGCAAGCTCAAGCTCAGGGCATCATGCTCACCCATCAGCAGGTCAAGGCCTTGGGAGTCACTCTCACCCATGAACAAGCTCAGGCACCAGGGATTACTCTCACCCCTCAACAGGCCCAAGCACTGGGGATTCTTGTCACCCCTCAGCAAGCTCAAGCTCAGGGCATCACGCTCACCCCTCAGCAGGCCAAGGCACTGGGGGTCACACTTCCCCCTGAACAAGCTCAAGCACCAGGGTTCACCCTCACCCCTCAGCAGGCCCAAGCACTGGGGATCATTTTCACCCCTGAACAGGCTCAGACACCAGGGATCACTCTGACCCCTCAGCAGGTCCTGGCACTGGGGATTCCTGTCACCCCTCAGCAAATCCAGGAAGTAAGGGTTTCTCTCACCCCTCAGCAGGCCCAGGCACTTGGGATCGCTCTCGCCCCTGAACAAGCTCAGGCACCAGGGATCACTCTCACCCCTCAGCAGGCCCAGGCACTGGGGATCACTCTCACCCCTGAACAAGCTCAGGCACCAGGGATCACTCTCACCCCTCAGCAGGCCCAGGCACTGGGGATCACTCTCACCCCTGAACAACCTCAGGCACCAGGGATCACTCTGACCCCTCAGCAAgcccaggcactggggatacCTGTCACCCTTCAGCAAATTCAAGAAGTAGGTGCTTCTCTCACCCCTCAACAGGCTCAGGCACTGGGGATTCCTATCACCCTTCAGCAGGCTCAAGCTCAGGGCCTCACTCTTACCCCTCAACAGGACCAGGCACTGAGGATCACTCTCACCCCTGAACAAGCTCAGGCACTAGGGATCACTCTCACCCCTCAGCAGGCCCAGGCACTGGGGATTCCTGTCCCCTCTCAGCAGATACAGGAAGTGGGAGTTTCTCTCACCCCTCAGCAAGCCCAGGCACTGGGAACCATTCTCACCCCTGAACAAGCTCAGGCACCAGGGATCACTCTCACCCCTCAGCAGGCCCAGGCACTGGGGATTCCTGTCCCCTCTCAGCAGATACAGGAAGTGGGAGTTTCTCTCACCCCTCAGCAAGCCCAGGCACTGGGAACCATTCTCACCCCTGAACAAGCTCAGGCACTAGGGATCACTCTCACCCCTCAGCAGGCCCAGGCACTGGGGATTCCTGTCCCCTCTCAGCAGATACAGGAAGTGGGAGTTTCTCTCACCCCTCAGCAAGCCCAGGCACTGGGAACCATTCTCACCCCTGAACAAGCTCAGGCACCAGGGATCACTCTCACCCCTCAGCAGGTCCAGGCACTGGGGGTTCCTGTCACCCCTCAGCAAGCTCAAGCTCAGGGCATCAGTCTTACCCCTCAGCAGGCCCAGGCACTGGGGATCATTCTTACCCCTGAACAAGCTCAGGCACCAGATATCACTCTTACCCCACAACAGGCCCAGGCACTGGGGATTTCAGTCACCCCACAGCATATCCCGGATGTGGGGGCTTCTCTCACTCCTCAACAGGCTCAGGCTTTGGGGATTCCTATCACTCAGTGGGCTGAAGCTCAGGGCATCACTCTCACCCCTCAGCAAGCCCAGGCACTTGGGATCACTCTCACCCCTGAACAAGCTCAGGCACCGGGGATCACTCTCACCCCTCAGCAGGCCCAGGCACTGGGGATCACTCTCACCCCTGAACAAGCTCAGGCACCGGGGATCACTCTCACCCCTCAGCAGGCCCAGGCACTGGGGATCACTCTCACCCCTGAACAAGCTCAGGCACCGGGGATCACTCTCACCCCTCAGCAGGCCCAGGCACTGGGGATCACTCTCACCCCTGAACAAGCTCAGGCACCGGGGATCACTCTCACCCCTCAGCAGGCCCAGGCACTGGGGATCACTCTCACCCCTGAACAAGCTCAGGCACCGGGGATCACTCTCACCCCTCAGCAGGCCCAGGCACTGGGGATCACTCTCACCCCTGAACAAGCTCAGGCACCGGGGATCACTCTCACCCCTCAGCAGGCCCAGGCACTGGGGATCACTCTCACCCCTGAACAAGCTCAGGCACCAGGGATCACTCTCACCCCTCAGCAGGCCCAGGCACTGGGGATCACTCTCACCCCTGAACAAGCTCAGGCACCAGGGATCACTCTCACCCCTCAGCAGGCCCAGGCACTGGGGATCACTCTCACCCCTGAACAAGCTCAGGCACCAGGGATCACTCTCACCCCTCAGCAGGCCCAGGCACTGGGGATCACTCTCACCCCTGAACAAGCTCAGGCACCAGGGATCACTCTCACCCCTCAGCAGGCCCAGGCACTGGGATCACTCTCACCCCTGAACAAGCTCAGGCACCAGGGATCACTCTCACCCCTCAGCAGGCCCAGGCACTGGGGATCACTCTCACCCCTGAACAAGCTCAGGCACCAGGGATCACTCTCACCCCTCAGCAGGCCCAGGCACTGGGGATCACTCTCACCCCTGAACAAGCTCAGGCACCAGGGATCACTCTCACCCCTCAGCAGGCCCAGGCACTGGGGATCACTCTCACCCCTGAACAAGCTCAGGCACCAGGGATCACTCTCACCCCTCAGCAGGCCCAGGCACTGGGGATTTCAGTCACCCTGCAGCATATTCAGGAAGTGGGGGTTTCTCTTACCCCTCAACAGGCTCAGGCACTAGGGATTCCTATCACCCCTCAGCAGGGTGAAgctcacagtctgactctcacccCTCAGCAGTTTCAGGATTTGGGGATCCCTGCCACCCCTCAGGGCATCATCTTTACCCCTCAGCAGGCCCAGGCATTGGGGATCCATGTGACCCCTGAACAGGCCCGTGCCCTGGGGATGCATGTCACCTCTGAGCAGGCCCATGCACTAGGGATCACTCTCACTCCTGATCAGGCCCAGGCATCTTGGGTGTCTCTCACTTCTCAACAGGTCCAGGCACTGAGGAGCCACATCACCCCTGAGCAGGCACAGGCTCAGGGCATCACTCTTACCCCTCAGCAGTCTCAGGCACTGAGAATCCCTGTCATCATTCCACAGCCTCAGGATTTGGGGGCCCCTTTCACTTTGGGACAGGCTCAAGCATTAGGGATTTCCCTCTCTCATGAACAGTTTGCAAAATTAGGGGTTCCTCTCACCTCAGATAAAGTGTATACCTTAGAATATCCCCACATCCCAGAACAAATCCAACCTTTGGAAGCTCCTTTCACCCCAGGGGAGGCCTGGTCCATGGGTATTACTGTTAGGTCTGTGCAGGACCTAACATCAAGAACTCCTCTCTTTAAGGAGCACCCCTTACCACCCTGGGCTAGTCCTCCTTCAGGACATACACTGAAAACTGGGATCTCTTCCATTACTGATAAATCTGTCACAAAACATGCTCCTCACACTCCTAAGGAGTCCCCAGTATCATCTACTGCTATTGCTGAGGAGTCCCCTGTATTTGAGGTGCCTTCTACTCCTTTCCGTATGTCAAGGTTTCCTCTTAAACAAGCCCCCTCTGAGAAATTCTTGGGAATGAGGATTCCTTCagaccctgggaagcccctggcacCACAGACTTCTCCTTCCTCCAGACAGACCCTAATGTCTAAGGATCTATCAACCTCTGTTCCATTCCCAACACCAGTTCCCAGTCCAATATCTGGGCTCTCTCCCACTCCACAGCAGCCCTTTGAACCAGAGGCCCTCCTTAGTTCCAGGCAATTTTTCATATCTAGGGACTCTATGACACCCCAGTCACCTCTGATATTGAAGCCCTTTCTTGACCTCAGACAGCCCCTTATATCTGGAGTCCCAGTCACCTCTGAGCAGATTCCCCAAATCTGGGCTCCTCTCTCTCCTAGGAAGCACTTGGTTTCTGGGACTACTTCCATCCCTCAGGAGCTCTTGAAATCTGGACCCTTAACACTCTCTGAGCAGTTTCAGGCATCCCAGACCTTTGCCACTCATAAGCAATCTCCTGGGTTACAAGCCCCTTCTACTCTTGGGCAGCATCTGCCACCAAGGACCCTTCCTGGGCAAGCTTCCTCTCTATGGGTCTCTCCCACCCCTGGGCGTCCCCTAACACCATTGACTCCCTCAACCCCTGAAAAGCCACAGAAAGATTTGTCCTCTGCTGTCtctgagaaaaggaaggaaagattgtcaattatttcttctctgaaattgAAATCAGTATCAGTCCATCCCAGTGCTCCAAGTTTCAAGGTAATTCAAGCCCCTTTCACCACTAAGAATTTCCAAACAGCAGAGGTCTCTGACACTTCTGAAGAAATCCAGATACCTGAAGATTATTTTGCCGTGGAACGATTTAGAATGTTTAAGTCCCATCTCACCGATTACAAGACACCAGTATCTCAAGCCCCTTATGCTGATGAGGGGACCCTTCCTACTACTCTCATTAAGCCTGTAACTCCACTACCTTCTCTTATTACTACTCAACTACTCAAAACACGGCAGAGCTCACCTTCTGAATGGGACCAGGAATCCCAACTTCCCCCTATCAATAAGCCCTGGGTACTGACTTCAGTTTCAGATACCAGGCAACCCAAGATGATGGTGCCCACTTCCTATCCCCAAGAGCTCAAAGAACAGAACTATTTTGTTGATGTGGAGGCTCAGCGGAAGAACCTGATACTCTTAAATCAGGCCACAAAAGCTTCTATACTCCCTTCACAGCTACACACAGAAGCTAGGAATCTCATAATTGAGACACTTCGTACAGACAAAGTTCGGCTGGGATACCTATTCCGCAAGTACAATGCCTATAGACTGATCCAGCGTGCAAGGTAGATGTAAATATTATGTGTCTAGTTGTCTGATTTAGTCCTGATTTCAAATATCCTCCCTCATTACCCTAtcagtatatatgtatttgtcaGGTTAGGTGTTCTAAAAGATTCTCTTATAGAAGGTTTGTAAGATGGAAGCATATTTAAGATATCAAAAGGAGgtatattttttagaaataagaaatgtCATATAACACCCGTTTCATTCATATATATCTCTAGCAgagattctaaaatatattttgaggCTCATGGTTGATCTCCAAAATATCAGTTTCAAAAGTTTAGAAATGCTTGCAGTTATTCTGAATTACTTTAATCTTGCATTCACCAGAAGAcctatgattcttttttttttaatttactttttattgcagTGAAGTTGGACAGAAGATCTATTAAAGTGGGAGCTGTCAGGCAGGTTTATATACTTCATGTTGCCATAGCAGCTTTGATGCTAGAATGACCTACAGGAAACATGTTctagtcttgatttttttttttaattgaaattagcCTGCCAATTCTTGGCCTTTGTGTTTGAGGTTGCCAACTTATTATTTGGgggattttaaaaacattttttttattgtagaaattctttcccctttctaaaatagttaatttataatactgtgttatCTTATTTGGAGAATTTTTCTAACCTAAAATTACAATATGTCAAACTAAGATCAATGATAGAAAAAGCTATCATTAATTATAGAAACAATCTatgtcatttattcaacaaatatttattgaatacgtACTATTTGGCAAGCACTGTTCTAGATGCTATGGATatagcagtgaataaaacaatGTACCCTGTTCTCATGATATT encodes:
- the FAM186A gene encoding protein FAM186A, with protein sequence MSTENNDEHEAGKETFDFTKMYKTVLEKSEVPNIEIPFAVQDVIGKIEQAQLQRAREYLNMQLTDIMQNVKRIINRYTMNENMHAGRKMSLIEHKKRRGSLLEKIVACAKTAEIKDKTLAYILAWLEEWNVTLSEITAIDIEEHHHCLAQMEMLPETFKAIESNVKILSRITTYLLEEKRKQKKKTASRSSLWKSWKERVIKRPATAHALRPDQMISDQFATKTKVSEIQDMLQELIGTSMFNKLENNAIKYISSTTVNLSKALSTLNDEVKTINLHTSDTYANETVEREQEISLKIIEDLSKRNEMLQQKLQEAEEKYEHLIRSKVVEHQALPTSTQKVLPAPSPQSTISQADTENSLDSILTKEFENMVDEAPQKETKALGIKSDSSQLYAAQGETTPDLTDQQKKSSGEITEDKISVKKGGAFQKDGADEFQSQKKKRTKGLSVQETSESNVNDDKGKQKVTGTKVDHHLELQALDKKRNETKSFPEAKSKSLTESKSQHFPSDFPSDKSQGGRSGTSGKVEQVREAKLEHLQSKSQMSSENEEELTTEPMDKAGRNETSSAPEPSRWSKLDPSSEKIKGKKHRISPGSTTRKEEKSEEKDMSVFTKKFKSLELAKSGVPDDESEQSNLEEFQKAVESFLKEKIDNIGKPWDKKTVSKEELLSKRSEVEKLGIIKTKMEEYFQKVAETVTKILRKYKDIKNKGQIGEKPLKLRKAVSFMPEQHSQEPTSAQSGISTLISQERLDPLTDNFIRMILTEIESERNVPEASTVGTDYKEKEKQELEERRFEMIKKNLEKEEARLPVKEGKQRQQKEKQWQEEEVWKGQQKLKIQKQIESDEKQKQREEEREGYQKSRQQQLEAWKQTTKQQGVPLEKEKGQQMMQVQKEVRHLEQESSLEREEKQKARRNVGDYESQKQKTAKEMKTYEQPEQVLSQTSITLSHRWESTQKDIPQTHQRTDFTGNLKKLGDLAEGRHHIPITTPISTQSSSRGPSPLSRQAQALGIPVTPQQAQAQGIMLTHQQVKALGVTLTHEQAQAPGITLTPQQAQALGILVTPQQAQAQGITLTPQQAKALGVTLPPEQAQAPGFTLTPQQAQALGIIFTPEQAQTPGITLTPQQVLALGIPVTPQQIQEVRVSLTPQQAQALGIALAPEQAQAPGITLTPQQAQALGITLTPEQAQAPGITLTPQQAQALGITLTPEQPQAPGITLTPQQAQALGIPALRITLTPEQAQALGITLTPQQAQALGIPVPSQQIQEVGVSLTPQQAQALGTILTPEQAQAPGITLTPQQAQALGIPVPSQQIQEVGVSLTPQQAQALGTILTPEQAQALGITLTPQQAQALGIPVPSQQIQEVGVSLTPQQAQALGTILTPEQAQAPGITLTPQQVQALGVPVTPQQAQALGITLTPEQAQAPGITLTPQQAQALGITLTPEQAQAPGITLTPQQAQALGITLTPEQAQAPGITLTPQQAQALGITLTPEQAQAPGITLTPQQAQALGITLTPEQAQAPGITLTPQQAQALGITLTPEQAQAPGITLTPQQAQALGITLTPEQAQAPGITLTPQQAQALGITLTPEQAQAPGITLTPQQAQALGITLTPEQAQAPGITLTPQQAQALGITLTPEQAQEQFAKLGVPLTSDKVYTLEYPHIPEQIQPLEAPFTPGEAWSMGITVRSVQDLTSRTPLFKEHPLPPWASPPSGHTLKTGISSITDKSVTKHAPHTPKESPVSSTAIAEESPVFEVPSTPFRMSRFPLKQAPSEKFLGMRIPSDPGKPLAPQTSPSSRQTLMSKDLSTSVPFPTPVPSPISGLSPTPQQPFEPEALLSSRQFFISRDSMTPQSPLILKPFLDLRQPLISGVPVTSEQIPQIWAPLSPRKHLVSGTTSIPQELLKSGPLTLSEQFQASQTFATHKQSPGLQAPSTLGQHLPPRTLPGQASSLWVSPTPGRPLTPLTPSTPEKPQKDLSSAVSEKRKERLSIISSLKLKSVSVHPSAPSFKVIQAPFTTKNFQTAEVSDTSEEIQIPEDYFAVERFRMFKSHLTDYKTPVSQAPYADEGTLPTTLIKPVTPLPSLITTQLLKTRQSSPSEWDQESQLPPINKPWVLTSVSDTRQPKMMVPTSYPQELKEQNYFVDVEAQRKNLILLNQATKASILPSQLHTEARNLIIETLRTDKVRLGYLFRKYNAYRLIQRARNNIIKRLLAIQDTGRSYETQNLYIMLKRIDDYQKKVMQIWTKKQNSLEQKRNQCLRKMMYFFSQLQEIYKLNLDQPIPLVIEKKQIPASTKSVQQPCSKLLKEENRKYNILNKFRKDDQLQAIWNADLSTSSYPITEKTSMHSLWAQLGGYPDIPMLLQLDVQSAFIRSLTCIQSSTRKLPKKAEFRSSLTKTQPRPSRLLRRDAEHSEQPQAANTQPAARTPTPRPRRRRADVRASAAVGGVRGGALSRTGAGPQRAVGVAARSRQVREAERQGPVAGLIAAQKTRPLLAR